Proteins encoded together in one Orrella marina window:
- a CDS encoding MFS transporter has product MLSKGILRPGVRPSEVFGWALYDFANSGYTTVVLTAVFSAYFVGVVAGGESLGTLLWTVTLSLSNLLVMLTVPVIGAWADRHQSKRRGLVWTTTGCVLATAGLATAGPGELAWAMILVILSNAFFSWGEALISAFLPGIARQESIGRVSGWGWGFGYLGGMLTLGICLAYVIWAQDQGQTAESFVPVTMLLTAGVFALAATVSLSLLKERGVPGQSVGRSNAFKRLQQTWRHAREYSDFVWLLACTVAYMGGVAVAIALAAIYAQEVIGFGQDETMLLIFVLNIAAVIGALIFGYGQDLIGHKRALALTLLAWFATCLIAAAVTTKSGFWVAATIAGLSMGASQSVGRAMVGLLAPSDRLAEFYGLWTLATRVASIIGPLMYGLVTWLSDGDQRLAISATSLLFVAGLILMLPINLERGRRAAANASPPLARDRMR; this is encoded by the coding sequence ATGCTCAGCAAGGGTATTCTAAGGCCAGGGGTCAGACCGTCCGAGGTCTTCGGATGGGCGCTTTACGACTTCGCAAACTCCGGCTATACCACCGTGGTCCTGACCGCGGTTTTTTCGGCATATTTTGTGGGTGTAGTGGCCGGGGGTGAGTCGCTCGGCACGCTGCTCTGGACCGTGACCCTGAGTCTGTCCAACCTTCTGGTGATGCTGACGGTACCCGTGATCGGGGCATGGGCCGATCGCCACCAGTCCAAGCGACGCGGACTGGTCTGGACAACAACGGGGTGTGTGCTTGCAACCGCCGGGCTGGCCACTGCGGGTCCCGGGGAGCTCGCCTGGGCCATGATCCTGGTCATACTGTCGAATGCCTTTTTCAGCTGGGGCGAGGCCTTGATCTCGGCCTTTCTGCCAGGTATCGCCCGTCAGGAGTCCATTGGTCGCGTCAGCGGCTGGGGGTGGGGGTTTGGGTATCTGGGGGGCATGCTCACGCTTGGTATCTGCCTGGCTTATGTGATCTGGGCGCAGGATCAAGGACAGACTGCGGAATCATTTGTGCCAGTCACCATGTTGCTGACAGCGGGCGTCTTCGCGCTGGCAGCCACAGTGTCGCTGAGTCTGCTGAAAGAGCGTGGTGTGCCAGGTCAGTCCGTCGGCCGCAGCAATGCATTCAAGCGACTGCAGCAGACCTGGCGTCATGCGCGGGAATACTCAGACTTTGTGTGGCTGCTGGCCTGTACAGTGGCATACATGGGTGGTGTGGCAGTGGCCATCGCACTGGCCGCGATTTATGCACAGGAAGTGATCGGTTTCGGGCAGGATGAAACGATGCTGCTCATTTTTGTGTTGAACATTGCGGCTGTCATCGGTGCGCTCATTTTTGGGTACGGGCAGGATCTGATTGGACACAAGCGTGCGCTGGCACTGACTCTGCTGGCCTGGTTTGCGACGTGTCTGATAGCTGCTGCAGTGACGACCAAATCCGGATTCTGGGTGGCAGCAACGATTGCGGGACTGAGCATGGGTGCGAGTCAGTCGGTGGGCAGGGCGATGGTAGGGTTGCTTGCCCCGTCAGACCGTCTTGCAGAGTTTTATGGTTTGTGGACATTGGCGACCCGGGTGGCGAGCATCATCGGTCCGCTTATGTACGGACTGGTGACCTGGTTGAGTGATGGTGATCAGAGACTGGCAATCAGTGCGACCAGTCTCTTGTTTGTCGCCGGATTGATTCTCATGTTGCCGATCAATCTGGAGCGAGGCCGGCGTGCGGCAGCAAATGCCTCGCCACCACTTGCTCGCGATCGGATGCGCTGA
- a CDS encoding SDR family oxidoreductase gives MDIGLKGKWAVVCGASKGLGYGCAQALAQEGVNLVINARTQSTLESAAQELAHANGVTVHAVAGDVTDPAVQTQLLSAAPQVDILINNAGGPPPGDFREFEREDWIKALEQNMLAPIELIKACIDPMIERQFGRIVNITSMSVKMPVESLILSNGARAGLTGVVASLARDVAHHNVTINNLLPGKFDTDRLRGNAVKRAAAAQRTVEEELKLAAATVPARRLGVPSEFGHACAFLCSAYAGYITGQNLLIDGGAFRGVM, from the coding sequence ATGGACATCGGGCTAAAAGGAAAGTGGGCCGTGGTATGCGGCGCGAGCAAAGGGCTGGGCTATGGATGTGCACAGGCACTCGCCCAGGAAGGCGTGAACCTGGTGATCAATGCCAGAACCCAGTCCACACTGGAAAGTGCGGCCCAGGAACTGGCCCACGCAAACGGAGTCACTGTCCATGCCGTCGCTGGCGACGTGACCGACCCCGCTGTGCAGACGCAGCTCCTGTCGGCTGCGCCCCAGGTCGACATTCTGATCAACAATGCGGGTGGCCCACCGCCGGGCGACTTCAGGGAATTTGAGCGGGAAGACTGGATCAAGGCGCTAGAGCAGAACATGCTGGCACCGATCGAACTCATCAAAGCCTGCATCGATCCCATGATCGAGCGCCAGTTTGGCCGTATCGTGAACATCACATCCATGTCGGTCAAGATGCCTGTGGAGTCACTGATTCTGTCAAATGGCGCACGCGCCGGGCTCACCGGGGTGGTTGCAAGCCTTGCCCGGGATGTCGCTCACCACAACGTCACGATCAACAACCTGCTGCCGGGCAAGTTTGATACGGATCGACTGCGTGGCAACGCAGTCAAGCGCGCCGCCGCTGCCCAGCGCACAGTTGAAGAAGAACTCAAGCTCGCGGCAGCAACGGTGCCTGCCAGGCGACTGGGCGTTCCGAGTGAATTCGGCCACGCCTGCGCCTTTCTTTGCAGTGCCTACGCGGGCTACATCACCGGACAGAACCTGTTGATCGATGGTGGCGCATTTCGCGGTGTCATGTGA
- the rfaH gene encoding transcription/translation regulatory transformer protein RfaH, with protein sequence MFWFVVHTKPRQEHRALENLQRQGFTCFLPTLAKKKTTKRGLKVVHEPLFKRYLFIELDTTMSGRSWAPIRSTLGVTRLVTFGNEPARVDPRLIEILKIQQERQDAPESPYQKGAVVRIISGPFAGIEAIYQMDDGERRAMVLIELIQKPTRLEIDISHIEAI encoded by the coding sequence ATGTTCTGGTTTGTCGTACACACCAAGCCGAGGCAGGAGCATCGGGCACTTGAAAACCTCCAGCGTCAGGGTTTCACATGTTTTTTGCCGACACTCGCCAAAAAGAAAACCACCAAGAGAGGTCTCAAAGTGGTTCATGAGCCCCTGTTCAAGCGCTATCTGTTCATTGAGCTCGATACCACCATGTCCGGGCGCAGCTGGGCCCCGATTCGTTCCACTCTTGGTGTGACCAGACTCGTGACGTTTGGCAACGAACCTGCGAGAGTCGATCCGCGTCTGATCGAAATTCTCAAGATCCAGCAGGAACGGCAGGATGCACCGGAATCGCCCTACCAGAAAGGTGCCGTGGTTCGCATCATCAGCGGTCCGTTCGCCGGTATCGAGGCGATTTACCAGATGGACGATGGCGAACGCCGGGCGATGGTACTGATCGAACTGATTCAGAAGCCGACCAGGCTCGAAATTGACATTTCTCACATAGAAGCCATCTGA
- a CDS encoding TRAP transporter small permease, giving the protein MLQTKGHGLPAEGHAVASGTCQGFLAVRNTVLMLVHEHQSGARRCRAGHARLDGVINKSKRTWETQTGRRRMSEGSTRSQMQLSGFARACDDISRRLSSMTDRVCVGLMGLLVLDVWLGVFARYVWPLPITFMEEAARYLMIWIALLAVSSCIRRREHIGMQMLFVMFPRCVQRILLGAMDLLGILFFLVLFYYGLGMVERGARVSTMIYGISKQLPFAAVPVSAALAITQLALVAVRDQLRLRQDSTLVVCP; this is encoded by the coding sequence TTGCTTCAGACAAAAGGTCATGGTCTGCCAGCAGAAGGGCATGCTGTCGCGAGTGGCACCTGCCAGGGCTTTCTCGCCGTGCGGAACACGGTGCTGATGCTGGTGCATGAGCACCAAAGTGGTGCCAGACGGTGCAGAGCCGGTCACGCCAGGCTGGATGGCGTGATTAACAAGAGCAAACGGACATGGGAAACACAAACAGGAAGACGACGCATGAGTGAAGGATCGACCAGATCGCAGATGCAGTTAAGCGGGTTCGCGAGAGCCTGCGATGACATCAGTCGTCGGCTCTCTTCGATGACTGACCGGGTTTGCGTCGGGTTGATGGGCCTGCTGGTGCTTGACGTCTGGCTAGGCGTTTTTGCGCGCTACGTCTGGCCATTGCCGATCACGTTCATGGAAGAGGCGGCACGATATCTGATGATCTGGATTGCGTTACTCGCTGTGTCGAGTTGTATCCGCCGGCGCGAGCATATCGGGATGCAGATGTTGTTCGTGATGTTTCCCAGGTGTGTTCAGCGGATTTTGCTTGGTGCGATGGATCTGCTCGGGATTCTGTTCTTTCTTGTGCTTTTTTACTATGGGCTGGGTATGGTTGAACGCGGTGCCCGGGTCTCGACCATGATCTACGGGATTTCCAAACAGTTGCCATTTGCTGCAGTGCCAGTCAGTGCCGCGCTGGCGATCACTCAGCTGGCATTGGTGGCCGTACGTGATCAGCTTCGGCTCAGGCAGGACTCGACCCTGGTGGTGTGCCCATGA
- a CDS encoding TRAP transporter large permease, translating into MIEVGLTFVILLLLGMPIGYTIGLAGMVGMFTIGGQGRYLAMAPDRFFAGLDLFTFLAMPFFILAGEIMNRSGITDRLIGLADALVGYLRGGMAHSNMVASVMFAGLSGAATADAAAFGNTLVPAMVKQGYSRPFACAVTAAGSIIGPTIPPSNLMVIYGSLMGVSVAGLFAAGILPGLLICLVCMATIAALGKRLNLPVSKNRPSLMRILLAFKDGLAALVMPVMILGAILGGITTPTEAASLAVLYALVMGCFVYRKVGWSDLYLMLMRTARITGVVFLIIASASIVGWWMTFNQIPQMIAASFLAVSDNPAVIIAMVLALLLIIGMFMDVNALLIILAPVLGPLSVAIGMDPVHAGVMIVLALNLSLMTPPVGACLFVLASVTGEKIERIARSLWPFLLAELAVLFLVAYWPSLTLTVPRWLGMTTN; encoded by the coding sequence ATGATCGAGGTCGGCCTGACGTTTGTCATTCTGCTCCTGCTTGGTATGCCAATCGGTTACACGATCGGCCTGGCCGGTATGGTGGGTATGTTCACCATCGGTGGACAGGGACGCTATCTTGCCATGGCACCTGACCGGTTCTTTGCCGGACTGGATCTGTTCACCTTTCTGGCGATGCCGTTTTTCATACTCGCAGGCGAAATCATGAACCGTTCGGGTATCACGGATCGGCTGATCGGTCTGGCCGACGCGCTGGTTGGCTACTTGCGAGGCGGGATGGCACATTCAAACATGGTGGCCTCAGTCATGTTCGCCGGACTCTCAGGCGCGGCGACAGCGGATGCTGCTGCTTTCGGCAACACGCTCGTTCCTGCAATGGTCAAGCAAGGGTACAGCCGCCCGTTCGCCTGTGCCGTGACGGCAGCCGGCTCGATCATCGGACCGACGATCCCGCCATCGAATCTGATGGTGATCTATGGGTCGCTCATGGGGGTTTCTGTGGCTGGGCTGTTTGCCGCCGGTATTCTTCCAGGGCTGTTAATTTGTCTGGTCTGCATGGCCACCATTGCCGCGCTTGGCAAACGCCTGAATCTGCCTGTCAGCAAGAATCGGCCGAGTCTGATGAGGATTCTGCTGGCCTTCAAGGATGGGCTGGCTGCGCTGGTGATGCCCGTGATGATTCTGGGTGCGATTCTGGGCGGTATCACTACGCCGACCGAAGCAGCCTCGCTTGCGGTCCTTTACGCGCTCGTCATGGGGTGTTTTGTTTACCGCAAAGTTGGTTGGTCGGACTTGTATCTCATGCTGATGCGGACCGCCCGGATCACCGGTGTGGTGTTTCTCATCATCGCGAGTGCCTCGATCGTTGGCTGGTGGATGACGTTCAACCAGATTCCGCAGATGATTGCAGCCTCGTTCCTGGCGGTCTCTGACAATCCGGCGGTGATCATCGCCATGGTTCTGGCGTTGCTGCTGATCATTGGCATGTTCATGGATGTCAACGCGCTGCTGATCATTCTGGCTCCTGTGCTGGGACCCTTGAGCGTCGCAATCGGCATGGACCCCGTTCACGCAGGTGTGATGATCGTGCTGGCCTTGAACCTCTCCCTGATGACCCCGCCAGTCGGTGCCTGTCTGTTTGTGCTGGCCTCGGTAACAGGCGAAAAAATTGAACGGATTGCAAGGTCGCTCTGGCCGTTTTTGCTGGCAGAGCTGGCCGTGCTCTTTCTGGTGGCTTACTGGCCATCGCTCACCCTCACAGTTCCCCGGTGGCTGGGTATGACCACAAACTGA
- a CDS encoding TRAP transporter substrate-binding protein, which yields MKRSLKKLAMTALTASALLAGPALAEKTIRLAHLNPDNPFDSHSAAMSAVFKSLVETGTNGSLKVEVFPNGQLGKDDEVIQQVRDGLVQSAISSAGGIAAHYNLVGVFDMPFAFPNIGVAQEVINMDSPFGKKFAADLEQKTGLKVLGLLDSGGFFAVSNSKRPIRTADDFKGLRIRTMTLPTHEATITSLGGQPTPLPWAEVYTALQTGVADGQMNPIPIIAFAKFDEVQKYLSITNHVITPYIWTMNEDFYNGLTDAEKAVVDMAAQVAVESGVGLSRIIEASADKGLPKLGKRMEINAIEPAELQKLAEMSQPAVRQVIVERLGPEGVELLDAMMDNIQQVQKAN from the coding sequence ATGAAACGATCGTTAAAAAAACTTGCCATGACTGCATTGACTGCTTCGGCTCTGCTGGCAGGGCCGGCACTGGCAGAAAAGACCATCCGGCTTGCGCACTTGAATCCAGACAATCCGTTTGACAGTCACTCGGCCGCAATGTCCGCGGTGTTCAAGAGCCTGGTTGAGACCGGCACCAATGGCAGCCTCAAGGTTGAGGTGTTTCCCAATGGCCAGCTGGGCAAGGACGATGAAGTGATCCAGCAAGTGCGTGACGGGCTGGTGCAATCAGCGATCTCGTCGGCTGGTGGCATCGCTGCCCATTACAACCTGGTGGGCGTGTTCGACATGCCTTTTGCGTTCCCGAACATTGGAGTTGCCCAGGAAGTCATCAATATGGATAGTCCGTTTGGCAAGAAGTTTGCCGCTGACCTGGAGCAAAAGACCGGGCTTAAGGTCCTCGGCCTGCTGGACTCGGGCGGGTTCTTTGCTGTGAGTAACTCCAAGCGCCCGATTCGTACCGCAGATGATTTCAAAGGGTTGCGCATCCGGACCATGACTTTGCCAACGCACGAGGCCACCATTACTTCGCTTGGTGGCCAGCCAACACCCCTGCCATGGGCTGAGGTCTATACGGCATTGCAGACGGGGGTGGCTGACGGACAGATGAACCCGATTCCTATCATCGCGTTTGCCAAGTTCGACGAAGTCCAGAAGTATCTCTCGATTACCAATCATGTGATCACCCCTTACATCTGGACTATGAATGAAGATTTCTACAATGGTCTGACTGACGCCGAAAAGGCAGTCGTTGACATGGCTGCACAGGTTGCAGTCGAATCAGGTGTCGGTTTGTCTCGCATCATCGAGGCGTCTGCAGACAAGGGCTTGCCCAAGCTCGGAAAACGTATGGAAATCAACGCGATTGAACCAGCTGAGTTGCAGAAGCTGGCTGAGATGTCACAGCCAGCGGTCAGACAGGTAATTGTCGAGCGCCTTGGGCCCGAGGGAGTCGAGTTGCTGGATGCCATGATGGACAACATTCAGCAAGTTCAGAAAGCCAACTAA
- a CDS encoding diaminopropionate ammonia-lyase — MSEIKSGVSVAAYRNPGAAQPDASYSPMLDHVLNQDGFDQAQREIGQWPGYAPTPLHGLPVLASDLGLGQLFYKDESQRFELKSFKALGGAYAVLRLLQHAIRAVMPDAVVGVSDILDGAYRDLIRQMTVTCATDGNHGRSVAWGARLFGCRCVIYVHATVSEGRVRAIEAFGAEVIRLDGNYDDSVRHAQQQAEQNGWTVVSDTTYEGYRDIPIDVMHGYGVMAREVIDQLGGQAPTHVIVQAGVGAFAAAVCAAFWQHWADRRPRFIIVEPEQAACFFVSGQQGEPVAVTGELDTVMAGLACGEVSPVAWEVLQSGCNVFSTVGDAYALDAMRRLANPGRGDPAIVSGETGAAGLALLLAANQSPEIWSLLGLDNQSRVLILGSEGDTDAEIFEKVVGRTAREVLAS, encoded by the coding sequence ATGTCAGAAATCAAAAGCGGTGTATCGGTCGCTGCGTATCGCAACCCGGGCGCTGCCCAGCCAGATGCTTCTTATAGTCCGATGCTCGATCATGTCCTGAACCAGGACGGGTTTGATCAGGCACAACGTGAAATCGGTCAGTGGCCAGGCTATGCGCCGACACCGCTGCATGGTTTGCCCGTCCTGGCCTCGGATCTGGGTCTAGGGCAGCTTTTTTACAAGGATGAGAGCCAGCGGTTCGAGCTAAAGAGCTTCAAGGCGCTTGGTGGTGCATATGCCGTGCTACGTCTGCTCCAGCATGCCATCCGTGCTGTGATGCCCGATGCTGTTGTCGGTGTGAGCGACATTCTCGACGGGGCGTATCGCGATCTGATCCGTCAGATGACGGTGACATGCGCAACCGATGGCAATCATGGCCGCTCAGTTGCCTGGGGCGCCCGTCTGTTTGGCTGCCGGTGTGTCATCTACGTGCACGCAACTGTCAGCGAAGGACGTGTTCGGGCAATCGAAGCTTTCGGAGCTGAAGTGATTCGACTTGACGGGAACTATGACGATTCCGTACGCCATGCACAGCAACAGGCTGAGCAAAATGGCTGGACCGTTGTCTCGGATACAACCTACGAAGGCTATCGGGATATTCCGATCGACGTCATGCACGGTTATGGCGTGATGGCGCGAGAGGTCATTGATCAGCTCGGTGGCCAGGCGCCAACCCATGTGATTGTTCAGGCCGGTGTCGGTGCGTTTGCTGCGGCCGTGTGTGCGGCCTTCTGGCAGCACTGGGCTGACAGACGCCCCCGTTTCATCATCGTGGAGCCTGAGCAGGCAGCCTGCTTCTTTGTCAGTGGACAGCAGGGTGAGCCGGTCGCTGTGACCGGCGAACTCGATACCGTCATGGCAGGTCTGGCTTGCGGCGAAGTTTCCCCTGTTGCCTGGGAGGTCCTTCAGAGTGGATGTAATGTGTTCAGCACTGTGGGTGATGCCTATGCACTTGACGCCATGCGTCGTCTGGCGAATCCCGGGCGAGGTGATCCGGCCATTGTTTCTGGCGAAACCGGGGCTGCAGGGCTCGCATTGCTGCTCGCTGCAAACCAGTCTCCAGAAATCTGGTCGTTGCTAGGACTCGACAATCAATCGCGTGTACTGATTCTGGGTAGCGAGGGTGATACGGATGCCGAGATTTTCGAGAAGGTGGTTGGTCGGACTGCGCGCGAGGTGCTGGCATCATGA
- a CDS encoding M20 family metallo-hydrolase: protein MTEDDRLGRDWIVARMNSLGMSVVVDRIGNIFGVRPGLDPQLAPVMTGSHIDTVRSGGAYDGNLGVLAGLEVVATLDEAGIQTARSLVVAVFTNEEGARFAPDMMGSLVYVGGMDLDQALQTRAIDGEVLGQALQAIGYAGDAPLGLFRPDAFVELHIEQGPVLDMEGVKIGVVQNLQGISWQRVVIIGQSNHAGTTPMHLRHDSGYAASAIACFVRELARDMGGDQVATVGKVDLTPNLVNVIASRAELTVDLRNTDEALLKQAEVRLAEFLYKLSESEGVSIDSTSLARFEPVQFDTALADRIARHATLLGLSNRPMTSGAGHDAQMLARICPTAMIFVPSVKGISHNPAEFTEPDDLVAGANVLLATLYELAQRGN, encoded by the coding sequence TTGACCGAGGACGACAGACTGGGCCGTGACTGGATCGTCGCACGTATGAACTCCCTTGGCATGTCTGTCGTCGTTGACCGGATCGGCAACATCTTTGGTGTGAGGCCAGGCCTGGACCCTCAACTTGCGCCCGTCATGACGGGCTCGCACATTGACACGGTGCGCTCAGGCGGAGCCTATGACGGCAACCTGGGTGTGCTGGCCGGGCTCGAAGTGGTTGCCACACTTGATGAAGCAGGGATCCAGACCGCGCGCTCACTGGTCGTTGCAGTCTTTACCAATGAAGAGGGCGCAAGGTTTGCACCCGACATGATGGGGTCATTGGTGTACGTAGGCGGGATGGACCTGGATCAAGCTTTGCAGACACGTGCGATTGACGGTGAGGTGCTGGGACAGGCACTACAAGCCATCGGATATGCCGGTGACGCTCCATTGGGACTGTTCCGGCCAGACGCGTTTGTGGAATTGCACATCGAGCAGGGGCCGGTCCTGGACATGGAAGGTGTGAAGATTGGCGTGGTTCAAAATCTGCAAGGAATCTCGTGGCAGCGAGTCGTCATCATTGGGCAGTCGAATCACGCCGGGACCACGCCGATGCACTTGCGCCACGATTCCGGTTACGCGGCGAGCGCCATCGCATGTTTTGTGCGCGAACTCGCCCGCGATATGGGTGGGGATCAGGTTGCCACGGTTGGCAAGGTTGATCTGACCCCCAACCTCGTTAACGTTATCGCTTCGCGGGCCGAGTTGACGGTCGACCTGCGTAACACCGACGAGGCGCTTTTGAAGCAGGCTGAAGTCCGACTTGCAGAATTCTTATACAAGCTCTCCGAAAGTGAAGGGGTCAGCATCGACTCCACGTCGCTGGCCCGCTTCGAGCCGGTGCAGTTCGACACTGCACTGGCTGACCGGATTGCACGTCACGCAACGTTGCTCGGGCTGTCGAATCGTCCGATGACCTCGGGTGCTGGACATGACGCCCAGATGCTGGCGCGCATCTGTCCGACCGCAATGATATTTGTGCCGAGCGTCAAGGGCATCAGCCACAATCCGGCCGAATTCACCGAGCCTGATGATCTGGTGGCAGGCGCCAATGTACTGCTCGCCACGCTTTATGAACTTGCCCAAAGGGGAAATTAA
- a CDS encoding N-carbamoyl-D-amino-acid hydrolase encodes MSRVLTVGAAQLGPIALNESRKVVVERLVSLLEQAARHGCDLVVYPELALTTFFPRWYFEDQAQVDAFFERQMPGPDTQPLFDTARKLGVGFCLGYAELTQEDGRARHFNTSILVDQAGEIVGKYRKVHLPGHAEHEPWRAFQHLEKRYFETGNLGFPVFRAFGGVIGIAICNDRRWSETYRVMGLQGVEMVLIGYNTPVHNPPAPEHDNLSNFHNELVMQAGAYQNGTWVVGVAKAGHEEGVDQIGNSIIVAPSGEIVGACSTLGDELAIARCDLDLTQSYKNTVFNFAMHREPHAYGLIVERKGAIVTV; translated from the coding sequence ATGTCCAGAGTGCTGACCGTCGGCGCAGCCCAGCTCGGTCCAATTGCCTTGAATGAATCCAGAAAAGTGGTCGTTGAACGACTGGTCAGTCTGCTGGAGCAGGCGGCCCGTCACGGCTGCGACCTGGTGGTCTACCCGGAACTGGCACTGACCACATTTTTTCCGAGGTGGTATTTTGAAGACCAGGCGCAGGTGGACGCGTTCTTTGAGCGACAGATGCCTGGGCCTGATACGCAACCCTTGTTTGATACAGCCAGAAAGCTCGGTGTCGGGTTCTGTCTGGGATATGCAGAGCTCACGCAAGAGGATGGGCGGGCGCGACACTTCAATACGTCCATCCTGGTGGATCAGGCAGGCGAGATCGTTGGTAAATACCGCAAAGTGCATTTGCCGGGACATGCCGAGCATGAGCCTTGGAGGGCATTTCAGCATCTGGAGAAGCGTTACTTCGAGACCGGGAATCTCGGGTTTCCAGTGTTTCGTGCGTTTGGGGGTGTCATCGGGATTGCGATCTGCAATGATCGTCGCTGGTCGGAAACCTATCGGGTGATGGGGCTGCAGGGTGTGGAGATGGTGCTGATTGGCTACAACACGCCGGTGCACAATCCACCTGCGCCCGAGCACGATAATCTGTCGAACTTTCATAACGAACTGGTCATGCAGGCAGGTGCCTATCAGAACGGAACCTGGGTAGTAGGGGTGGCCAAGGCAGGTCACGAAGAGGGGGTGGACCAGATCGGGAACTCTATCATCGTTGCACCGTCAGGCGAGATCGTGGGTGCATGCAGCACGCTCGGGGATGAGCTGGCGATTGCTCGCTGTGATCTGGATCTGACCCAGTCCTACAAGAACACGGTTTTCAATTTTGCCATGCACCGCGAACCACACGCCTACGGTCTGATTGTCGAGCGCAAGGGTGCGATTGTGACGGTGTGA
- a CDS encoding sensor domain-containing diguanylate cyclase yields the protein MGTQQKRSSIRINLLQLILLLAISSVIVVLVNSLFVSYRVQRDLLVSTVTQANRAYAAKLATSIDEFLETALQQLAFGAAVIGKNWNNPKAIATETRRLKHQTDSFNSVVTVNHLGTVLATDPDLGLVDSRLTSESSRTALEKRQGWISSPFVSSTGNLIIFISQPVFAPDGKYLGYVGGTIYLLANNILNDILGNHYYQDGSYVSVIDQNRKILYHRQSDLIGTEAPPRMLYQEVLKGQTGGTRLTNAENLDVMAGFAPVKHTGWGVVVQKPTDLALAPLSKATEEVLIRSLPLTALIALGILWMSRRITLPLRKLADSARNLDQPGVGEAIRSVKSWYFEAAELKRAMILGTDMVRGTIEKLNHDIQIDALTGLFNRRRQETALTVWEAEGRPFALMEVDIDFFKRVNDTYGHPVGDQVLEQIASLITHHTRNDDLACRIGGEEFTLLLPDTTAQAAYQIAERLRKAVESALFPGVGRVTISIGVALWPEQVDNIHEVMRVADQMLYKAKHNGRNQVQMAWADQTQKVRA from the coding sequence ATGGGAACTCAGCAGAAAAGAAGCTCAATCCGCATCAACCTGCTCCAGCTGATCTTGCTACTGGCCATCTCCAGTGTGATCGTGGTGCTCGTAAACAGTCTTTTTGTGAGCTACCGGGTGCAACGGGACCTGCTGGTCAGCACCGTCACGCAAGCCAATCGGGCATACGCCGCCAAGCTCGCCACAAGCATTGACGAGTTTCTCGAAACCGCCCTGCAACAACTGGCCTTTGGTGCGGCTGTGATCGGTAAAAACTGGAACAACCCTAAAGCCATCGCAACTGAAACCAGGCGTCTCAAACATCAGACAGACAGCTTCAATTCAGTCGTGACTGTCAATCACCTGGGAACCGTTCTGGCTACAGATCCTGACCTGGGTCTTGTTGACTCCAGACTAACCTCTGAGTCTTCGCGCACGGCGCTGGAGAAAAGACAGGGATGGATCAGCTCACCCTTTGTTTCATCAACTGGCAATCTGATCATCTTTATCTCTCAGCCTGTCTTCGCACCGGACGGCAAGTACCTTGGCTACGTCGGCGGGACGATCTACCTGCTGGCAAACAACATCCTGAACGACATCCTCGGAAACCACTACTACCAGGATGGCTCCTACGTCAGCGTCATCGACCAGAACAGAAAGATCCTGTACCACCGTCAATCCGATCTGATTGGCACCGAAGCGCCGCCAAGAATGCTCTATCAGGAGGTTCTCAAAGGCCAGACTGGCGGCACCCGACTGACCAATGCCGAGAACCTGGACGTGATGGCAGGATTTGCACCCGTCAAACACACTGGATGGGGGGTCGTGGTCCAGAAGCCAACCGACCTGGCACTGGCCCCGCTCAGCAAGGCAACTGAAGAAGTGCTGATCAGGTCGCTACCCTTGACCGCCCTGATTGCGCTTGGCATTCTGTGGATGTCTAGAAGAATCACCTTACCGCTCAGGAAACTGGCCGATTCCGCCCGAAATCTGGATCAACCCGGGGTTGGAGAAGCGATACGATCAGTCAAATCCTGGTATTTCGAGGCCGCTGAGCTCAAGCGCGCAATGATCCTTGGCACTGACATGGTGCGAGGCACCATCGAAAAACTCAATCACGATATCCAGATAGACGCACTGACCGGGCTTTTCAACCGAAGACGGCAAGAAACCGCACTCACTGTCTGGGAGGCCGAGGGCAGACCTTTTGCTCTCATGGAAGTCGACATCGATTTCTTCAAGCGTGTCAACGACACTTACGGACACCCGGTGGGAGACCAGGTACTTGAACAGATTGCCTCACTGATCACGCATCACACGCGAAATGATGACCTGGCCTGCAGAATTGGAGGTGAGGAATTCACGCTGCTGCTGCCAGACACCACCGCGCAAGCCGCGTATCAGATCGCGGAAAGACTGCGTAAAGCCGTTGAATCGGCCCTCTTTCCGGGAGTCGGCCGTGTCACCATTTCAATTGGTGTGGCCCTCTGGCCGGAACAGGTTGATAATATCCACGAGGTGATGCGAGTTGCCGACCAGATGCTCTACAAAGCCAAGCACAATGGACGAAATCAGGTTCAGATGGCATGGGCAGATCAGACACAGAAAGTCCGGGCATAA